One window from the genome of Choloepus didactylus isolate mChoDid1 chromosome 2, mChoDid1.pri, whole genome shotgun sequence encodes:
- the AMY2B gene encoding alpha-amylase 2B, with translation MKFFLLLLATGFCWAQYDPHTKYGRTSIVHLFEWRWADIALECERYLAPKGFGGVQISPPNENVVIHDPSRPWWERYQPVSYKLCTRSGNEEEFKDMVTRCNNVGVHIYVDAVINHMSGSGVAAGTSSTCGSYFNPGNRDFPAVPYSGWDFNDGKCKTASGEIESYNDPYQVRDCRLVGLLDLALEKDYVRSTIAAYMNHLIDIGVAGFRIDASKHMWPGDMKAVLDKLHNLNTNWFSAGSKPFIYQEVIDLGGEAITSSEYFGNGRVTEFKYGAKLGTVLRKWNGEKMSYLQNWGEGWGFMPSDRALVFVDNHDNQRGHGAGGASILTFWDSRLYKMGVGFMLAHPYGFTRVMSSYRWPRSFQNGNDVNDWVGPPNNNGVIKEVTINADTTCGNDWVCEHRWRQIRNMVAFRNVANGQPFANWWDNGSNQVAFGRGNKGFIVFNNDDWELSETLQTGLPGGTYCDVISGDKSGNSCTGIKISVSSDGKAHFSISNSAEDPFIAIHADSKL, from the exons ATGAAGTTCTTTCTACTGCTTTTGGCCACTGGGTTCTGCTGGGCTCAGTATGACCCACATACCAAATATGGACGGACATCTATCGTCCATTTGTTTGAATGGCGCTGGGCTGATATTGCTCTTGAATGTGAGCGATATTTAGCTCCCAAAGGATTTGGAGGGGTTCAG ATCTCTCCACCCAATGAAAATGTTGTAATTCATGACCCTTCAAGACCTTGGTGGGAAAGATACCAGCCAGTTAGCTACAAATTATGCACAAGGTCTGGAAATGAAGAAGAATTCAAAGACATGGTGACTAGATGTAACAATGTTGGT GTCCATATTTATGTGGATGCTGTGATCAATCACATGTCTGGAAGTGGTGTGGCAGCAGGAACAAGCAGTACTTGTGGAAGTTATTTCAACCCTGGAAATAGAGATTTTCCAGCAGTACCATACTCTGGTTGGGATTTTAATGATGGTAAATGTAAAACTGCAAGTGGAGAAATTGAAAGCTATAATGATCCTTATCAG GTCAGAGATTGTCGTCTGGTTGGTCTTCTTGATCTTGCCCTGGAGAAAGATTACGTGCGTTCCACGATTGCTGCATATATGAACCATCTCATTGACATTGGTGTGGCAGGATTCAGAATTGATGCTTCCAAACACATGTGGCCTGGAGACATGAAGGCAGTTTTGGATAAACTGCATAATCTAAACACAAACTGGTTCTCTGCAGGAAGTAAACCTTTCATTTACCAAGAG GTAATTGATCTGGGTGGTGAAGCAATTACAAGCAGTGAGTACTTTGGAAATGGCCGTGTTACAGAATTCAAGTATGGTGCAAAACTAGGCACAGTTCTGCGCAAGTGGAATGGAGAGAAGATGTCTTACTTaca GAACTGGGGAGAAGGCTGGGGTTTCATGCCTTCTGACCGAGCACTTGTCTTTGTGGATAACCACGACAACCAGCGAGGACATGGAGCTGGAGGAGCATCTATTCTTACATTCTGGGACTCTAG actctataaaatgggagttgGATTTATGCTTGCTCATCCTTATGGATTTACACGAGTAATGTCAAGCTACCGTTGGCCAAGATCTTTCCAGAATGGAAAC GATGTTAATGATTGGGTTGGACCACCAAATAATAATGGAGTAATTAAAGAAGTTACGATTAATGCAGACACTACTTGTGGCAATGACTGGGTCTGTGAACATCGATGGCGTCAAATAAG gaacaTGGTTGCTTTCCGTAATGTAGCTAATGGCCAGCCTTTTGCAAACTGGTGGGATAATGGTAGCAACCAAGTGGCATTTGGGAGGGGGAACAAAGGATTCATTGTCTTTAACAATGATGACTG GGAATTATCTGAAACTCTGCAAACTGGTCTTCCTGGTGGCACATATTGCGATGTCATTTCTGGGGATAAAAGTGGTAACAGTTGCACAGGAATTAAAATCTCTGTTTCCAGCGATGGCAAAGCTCATTTTTCTATTAGTAACTCTGCTGAGGATCCATTTATTGCAATTCATGCTGACTCCAAATTATAA